In Pedobacter sp. SL55, the following proteins share a genomic window:
- a CDS encoding SGNH/GDSL hydrolase family protein gives MAGSIYTFEKGRSGNDQFGHNDAAVDKTERYVNIEGYKEFLRLYVNQTREKGATPILLTPVNRNYPWKDGKLSNVHGEYPNAVKEIAKELNVKLIDLTQLSIDAFTAKGQEYVTNNYFMNFDKGLYQAYPDGQKDNTHFQKAGAQAVAQLVFNAMKGL, from the coding sequence ATGGCGGGAAGTATATACACGTTTGAAAAAGGGAGATCTGGTAATGATCAATTTGGCCATAACGATGCTGCGGTAGATAAAACCGAACGTTATGTAAATATTGAAGGTTACAAAGAATTTTTGCGTTTGTACGTTAATCAAACCAGAGAAAAAGGAGCAACGCCAATTTTGCTAACTCCGGTAAATAGAAATTATCCTTGGAAAGATGGCAAACTAAGCAATGTGCATGGCGAATATCCAAATGCGGTAAAGGAAATTGCAAAGGAATTGAACGTAAAACTGATTGATTTAACGCAACTTTCTATCGATGCTTTTACTGCTAAAGGGCAAGAATATGTGACCAACAATTACTTCATGAATTTTGATAAAGGTTTGTACCAAGCTTACCCAGACGGACAAAAAGACAATACTCATTTTCAGAAAGCGGGTGCACAAGCGGTAGCTCAACTGGTGTTTAATGCAATGAAAGGTTTATAG
- a CDS encoding rhamnogalacturonan acetylesterase, which translates to MLSEPAQKKITLFIIGDSTAANKAEKAFPETGWGMKIGELFSDKITIANKAANGRSTKSFIAEKRWQEVFNELKPGDFVFIQFGHNDEKIDKPAVGTSLEEYKANLVLYVNQTREKKANPVLLTPIMRRSFTNGVFVDTHKGYPDVVRKVADSLNVPLIDMHKKTEKLLIGLGEQGAIKLFNHLDSGHVNYPKGVKDNTHLSVEGAKQVAALVAQGIEEQKLGLAKYLKK; encoded by the coding sequence ATGCTTTCAGAGCCCGCCCAAAAGAAAATCACACTTTTTATTATAGGCGATTCTACAGCCGCTAACAAAGCCGAAAAAGCTTTTCCCGAAACTGGCTGGGGAATGAAAATTGGCGAATTGTTTAGTGATAAAATAACGATTGCTAATAAGGCTGCTAATGGAAGAAGTACCAAATCTTTCATTGCAGAAAAAAGATGGCAAGAAGTTTTTAATGAACTTAAGCCTGGCGATTTCGTCTTCATCCAATTCGGTCATAACGATGAGAAAATAGATAAACCAGCAGTGGGTACTTCGTTAGAAGAATACAAAGCGAACTTAGTGCTTTACGTAAATCAAACTAGAGAAAAGAAAGCAAATCCAGTTTTGCTAACGCCAATCATGAGGCGAAGTTTTACAAATGGCGTATTTGTTGATACCCACAAAGGATACCCAGACGTAGTGAGAAAAGTAGCCGATTCGTTAAATGTACCGTTGATAGATATGCACAAAAAAACGGAAAAGCTATTGATTGGTTTAGGAGAGCAAGGCGCTATCAAGTTATTTAATCATTTAGATAGCGGTCACGTAAATTACCCTAAAGGTGTAAAAGATAATACACATTTAAGTGTAGAAGGAGCAAAGCAAGTAGCTGCTTTGGTAGCTCAAGGTATCGAGGAGCAAAAATTAGGTTTGGCTAAATATCTCAAGAAGTAA
- a CDS encoding DUF5123 domain-containing protein codes for MKNIKEYTIVKIMMLAMLVGLMVTGCKKNENENLETPRIFKPGEVSISAGQTSAKLKWVEPIFSDGKPLTYTVDFSTDQTFATIAYTKVVDTAGITVTDENLQTRTPYYARIKANAYQGQPESKYMISEPFQITGLQLFKAVQENDLTRTGATLRFTATTGLTSIVLKPTTGATVTVPLTAGDAAAGFKAVTGLTAQTAYTATLMLGTRTVGVVEFTTLAPLPTGADVVTLTATDDLAAKIQAATASTRFVLLQGTQYNSDATVVLPAGIDISIIGEAGPVKPIVSLSLITLPTTGGKLHFENVDVTGYANGNAATTKRQYLINQGTASVMEQISFENCNLRNFVNTPFRLQGSNNITINKLIVNRCVVSDIGVNGSTGTYAFITATTATCKFNNITLTNSTFKEIGYGLIVHSAAPSVAVAIENNTFYNVIGNGRYLIDYSTQVVSSSYTFKSNIIGKTYAPANTGRGMRGGTTPVAESNYLTTDAVISANPIPQITNYSGTSLDLFTDPAAGDFKIKDNTFAGRSSVGDPRGRL; via the coding sequence ATGAAAAATATTAAAGAATATACAATAGTTAAAATCATGATGCTTGCTATGTTGGTGGGCTTAATGGTTACGGGATGTAAGAAAAACGAAAATGAGAACTTAGAAACTCCACGTATATTTAAACCAGGAGAAGTTTCTATCTCAGCAGGGCAAACTTCGGCTAAATTGAAGTGGGTAGAACCTATTTTCAGCGATGGAAAACCATTAACTTATACAGTTGATTTTTCTACAGACCAAACATTTGCAACCATTGCTTATACTAAGGTGGTAGATACTGCAGGTATTACCGTTACCGACGAAAACTTGCAGACGAGAACACCGTACTACGCTAGAATTAAGGCCAATGCTTATCAAGGTCAGCCAGAATCGAAGTACATGATTAGTGAACCGTTTCAAATTACAGGTTTGCAATTGTTTAAAGCCGTTCAAGAAAACGACCTCACACGTACAGGCGCTACTTTAAGATTTACAGCTACAACTGGTTTAACCAGTATTGTATTAAAACCAACTACAGGTGCAACTGTTACTGTGCCATTAACAGCTGGCGATGCCGCTGCTGGCTTTAAAGCTGTAACAGGTTTAACCGCACAAACCGCATACACCGCTACTTTAATGTTGGGCACAAGGACTGTGGGTGTTGTAGAGTTTACTACACTTGCTCCATTGCCAACAGGGGCAGACGTAGTTACACTAACGGCAACTGATGATTTAGCAGCAAAAATACAAGCTGCTACAGCAAGCACTAGATTTGTGTTGTTGCAGGGCACTCAATACAATTCGGATGCAACAGTAGTGTTACCTGCTGGAATAGATATCAGTATCATTGGCGAAGCAGGCCCAGTAAAACCTATCGTCTCATTATCGTTAATTACTTTGCCAACTACGGGAGGTAAACTACATTTTGAGAACGTTGATGTAACAGGTTATGCTAATGGTAATGCTGCAACTACCAAACGCCAGTATTTAATTAACCAAGGTACAGCTTCTGTAATGGAACAGATTTCTTTCGAAAACTGTAACCTTAGGAATTTCGTTAATACGCCATTCCGCTTGCAAGGTTCTAATAACATTACCATCAATAAATTAATTGTGAATAGATGTGTTGTTAGTGATATTGGTGTTAATGGTAGCACTGGTACATATGCGTTTATTACCGCTACTACAGCAACTTGTAAGTTTAATAATATTACACTTACCAATAGCACATTTAAAGAGATAGGTTACGGATTAATTGTACATAGTGCTGCTCCATCTGTTGCGGTTGCTATAGAAAATAATACTTTTTACAATGTTATAGGAAATGGCAGGTACCTTATCGACTACAGTACGCAGGTGGTGTCTTCATCTTATACCTTTAAAAGTAATATCATTGGTAAAACCTATGCGCCGGCTAATACAGGTAGAGGTATGAGAGGTGGTACAACGCCTGTTGCAGAAAGTAATTATCTTACTACTGATGCTGTTATTTCAGCAAACCCAATTCCGCAAATTACCAACTACAGTGGTACCAGCTTGGATTTATTTACCGATCCAGCTGCTGGCGATTTCAAAATCAAGGATAATACGTTTGCAGGAAGATCTTCGGTAGGCGATCCGAGAGGAAGATTATAG
- a CDS encoding RagB/SusD family nutrient uptake outer membrane protein — MNKNCFFSFSYGSSILPSCKKVLDYDSESNSSTTVVFNSINSTNTAVVAIYNRLIGDNGYGSRISTLFGVSADDFRTSGSYGADDRRGLSMYGASPNNTDLFNPFAQLYSGIERANLCIKFIPESQLYTNGTAAEQTIMRRYLGEALALRAQFYYELIRNWGDVPQRFKSAAYEDSLYPPNANRDETYDVIIEDLKTAAELVPWRTEIPEYGSYRFTKGAIKALRARIALARGGYSLRTETKLMERRSDYLKYYQIAFDECQEIIANPTQHDINPVFENVFKTLHGTRMDSQHELMFEVAAFGGNSNTDSKLGYYNGLRFNSSSDYGQGGGGMVAVPTYFYEFDKRDLRRDVTIGVFEINANSKKIINTLNNMSDAKFRKSWTAFNKNSTSQTFAVNWPMIRFSDVLLMFAEADNEINPQPSAAAIAALKKVQDRAYGGTTPAGLSIPTTKGPFFDAIVKERLLEFGGEGVRKYDLIRWNLINSKFQETRTKLADLIAGTGAYTNVPEVVYTKESNYNLSPSSDEVASMDLFGGTANVVLYQPAPSTPPAGYTSSSNIKNWRKSLTTENQLTSKFLLVLLSISSRTRKNFSLIQIRC; from the coding sequence ATCAATAAAAACTGCTTTTTTAGTTTTAGCTATGGGAGCAGCATTCTACCTTCTTGTAAGAAAGTATTAGATTACGATTCTGAATCGAATTCATCTACTACAGTTGTATTTAACAGTATAAACTCTACCAATACGGCCGTGGTAGCTATATATAATCGTTTAATTGGTGATAACGGCTACGGTAGTCGTATTTCTACACTTTTTGGTGTTTCGGCAGATGATTTTAGAACATCGGGAAGTTACGGTGCAGACGATAGAAGAGGCTTGAGTATGTATGGCGCAAGTCCAAACAATACCGATTTGTTCAATCCTTTTGCACAGTTGTACTCGGGTATAGAACGTGCCAATTTATGTATCAAATTTATTCCAGAGTCTCAGCTTTATACTAATGGTACAGCTGCAGAGCAGACCATCATGAGGCGCTATTTAGGCGAAGCACTTGCTTTGAGGGCCCAATTTTATTATGAGTTGATCCGTAACTGGGGCGATGTGCCACAACGTTTCAAATCGGCTGCTTACGAAGACAGTCTTTATCCACCTAACGCCAATAGAGATGAAACTTATGATGTGATTATTGAAGATTTGAAAACAGCCGCGGAATTAGTGCCTTGGAGAACCGAAATTCCAGAATACGGAAGTTATCGTTTTACCAAAGGAGCTATTAAAGCATTAAGAGCTAGAATTGCTTTGGCTAGAGGTGGTTATTCGTTACGTACTGAAACCAAATTAATGGAAAGAAGATCGGATTATTTGAAGTATTATCAAATTGCTTTCGATGAATGCCAGGAAATCATAGCTAATCCGACACAACATGATATTAACCCAGTATTCGAAAATGTTTTTAAAACCCTTCATGGTACACGTATGGATAGCCAACATGAATTGATGTTTGAGGTGGCTGCTTTTGGTGGTAACTCTAATACAGATAGCAAGTTGGGGTATTACAATGGTTTGCGTTTCAACTCTTCGTCAGATTATGGGCAAGGTGGGGGAGGTATGGTAGCTGTTCCTACTTATTTTTATGAGTTTGACAAAAGAGATTTGAGAAGAGACGTAACCATTGGAGTTTTTGAGATCAATGCAAATTCTAAAAAAATCATCAATACCTTAAATAACATGTCGGATGCCAAGTTTAGAAAATCTTGGACTGCCTTTAATAAAAATTCTACTTCACAAACTTTTGCCGTTAACTGGCCAATGATCAGATTTTCTGATGTACTGTTAATGTTTGCAGAGGCAGATAATGAAATCAATCCTCAACCATCTGCTGCTGCTATTGCTGCATTGAAAAAAGTTCAGGATAGAGCTTATGGCGGTACTACGCCAGCAGGTTTGTCTATACCTACTACCAAAGGACCATTTTTTGATGCCATTGTAAAGGAAAGACTATTAGAGTTTGGCGGCGAAGGTGTAAGAAAGTATGATTTAATTAGATGGAATTTAATTAATAGCAAGTTCCAGGAAACTAGAACCAAGTTAGCAGATTTAATTGCTGGTACAGGTGCTTATACCAATGTTCCAGAAGTTGTATACACTAAAGAGTCTAACTATAACCTTTCTCCTAGCAGTGATGAGGTAGCAAGTATGGATTTGTTTGGTGGAACTGCCAATGTTGTATTGTATCAACCGGCACCTTCTACACCCCCAGCTGGTTATACTTCGTCAAGTAATATAAAAAATTGGAGAAAATCGTTAACTACCGAAAACCAATTGACAAGTAAATTTCTACTGGTTTTGCTTTCTATTTCGAGCCGAACAAGAAAGAACTTTTCCCTTATCCAAATACGGTGTTAA
- a CDS encoding SusC/RagA family TonB-linked outer membrane protein, whose protein sequence is MKKILLFFCVLAIGIQLAKAQTRSVTGKVTEKATGSPVPGVAVTIKGTKVAVSTDGNGTFKIGVPSTGNTVLVFKSIGFNEIEVEVGTKSQVNAALEESSTSLNEVKIVNIGYGTVRKEALTGSVSSISAKDLQDFPVGTVAEALAGKLAGVNVTTTEGAPGAEIQIRVRGGSSLTGDNSPLYIVDGVQVENALSVLSPNEIQSIDVLKDVASTAIYGSRGANGVVVITTKSGKDGRTNVSFDTYAGVRQIVNKLDVMNPYEYVMYQYELYNNNTAQDVKDSFTKRYGTYEDLDIYKNIPNIDWQDRVFGRQAFSNTQILNLSGGNKTTTYNFTLNNINEDGIMLESGFRRTFASFRFDHRISNKVRTGVNVRYSRQRVDGAGTTSTGSQGNNRLRNSVRYQPFSGGGETGDFFDADFLTTGLTNPVSLAHQELKYDYKNDLISSAYISYDILKNLTVRSQVSLNFTDREINAFSGVLSNVARQNSNMPVVVLSGSTLNTFLNTNTLNYKPNLGNDHSLELLLGQETNIRNSTGNSSTIKWFPADISASEAFASIQKAEPPVAGLVQDKPTSSVNGDRQMSFFARASYGYKGRYLATLNYRRDGSSFFADDRRWGDFPSAQVAWRLSEESFIKDLNLKWLGNVKVRASYGIAGNNRIGTDLFRTIYQASSTAGGYAAADASVLTGLITGDFLANPLVTWEKNISANLGLDIDLFKNRLSASIDVYDNRTKDLLLRADIPAVNGYRYQQQNVGETSNKGLEVQLNGLVAKTKNFSYNAGVNFAFNKNTIVALQNGLQSYVTESGWVNNLADFLVQVGQPVGQFYGFVSDGRYTVNDFNYTQNTTTGVYTYTLKPDVPNASALLGNRAPQPGDMKVKKLSSGSSMLIGADDRTVLGNSQPKVIGGFTNQFTYKNFDMNIFMNFSIGNKVYNANKLEFTSQFNVKDNNLLSVMNDRWKNFDANGVKVTDPTMLTEMNANTTMWTPTLGNYTLTSYAIEDGSFLRITNVTLGYTLPTTLVKRTGFISKLRVYATVNNLHTFTKYTGYDPEANTRRSNPLTPGIDYAAYPRSRFMLAGINMVF, encoded by the coding sequence ATGAAAAAAATCTTGCTGTTTTTTTGTGTGCTTGCTATTGGTATCCAACTAGCTAAGGCGCAAACAAGGTCAGTAACTGGAAAGGTAACCGAAAAAGCTACCGGATCTCCAGTTCCTGGTGTAGCCGTAACCATTAAAGGAACTAAAGTTGCCGTATCTACAGACGGAAACGGAACTTTTAAAATAGGTGTTCCATCTACTGGAAATACTGTTTTGGTTTTCAAATCTATTGGCTTTAACGAAATAGAAGTGGAAGTTGGGACCAAAAGCCAAGTAAATGCAGCATTGGAAGAGAGTTCTACCTCTCTTAATGAAGTGAAAATTGTAAACATTGGTTACGGTACGGTAAGGAAAGAAGCCTTAACAGGTTCTGTATCTTCAATTTCTGCTAAAGATTTACAAGATTTTCCGGTAGGTACGGTAGCAGAGGCCTTGGCCGGTAAGCTAGCTGGTGTTAATGTAACTACCACAGAAGGTGCTCCAGGTGCCGAAATCCAAATTAGGGTACGTGGCGGAAGCTCTCTTACTGGAGATAACTCGCCGTTGTATATTGTAGATGGGGTACAGGTAGAAAATGCACTATCGGTTTTGTCTCCTAACGAAATTCAAAGTATTGATGTACTGAAAGATGTGGCTTCTACCGCTATTTATGGTAGTAGAGGTGCCAACGGGGTAGTAGTAATTACTACCAAAAGCGGTAAAGATGGCCGTACCAACGTCTCTTTTGATACTTATGCGGGTGTTCGTCAAATTGTGAACAAGTTGGATGTAATGAACCCTTACGAGTATGTAATGTACCAATACGAGTTGTACAACAACAATACTGCACAAGATGTAAAAGATAGCTTTACCAAGCGCTACGGTACTTACGAAGATTTAGATATTTATAAAAATATTCCAAATATTGATTGGCAGGATAGGGTTTTTGGCCGCCAAGCGTTTTCTAACACACAGATTTTAAATCTTTCTGGAGGTAATAAAACTACCACTTATAATTTTACCTTAAATAACATTAACGAAGACGGAATTATGTTGGAGTCTGGTTTCAGACGTACCTTCGCTTCTTTCCGTTTCGATCATCGTATTTCTAACAAAGTTCGTACAGGTGTTAATGTACGTTATAGCCGCCAACGTGTAGATGGTGCGGGTACTACAAGCACTGGCTCACAAGGCAATAACCGTTTAAGAAACTCAGTACGTTACCAACCGTTTTCTGGCGGCGGCGAAACTGGAGATTTCTTTGACGCAGACTTTTTAACCACTGGTTTAACCAACCCTGTATCTCTTGCACATCAAGAATTAAAGTACGATTATAAAAACGATTTAATTAGCAGTGCCTACATCAGTTACGATATCCTTAAAAACCTTACAGTTAGAAGTCAGGTTAGTTTAAACTTTACTGATAGGGAGATTAATGCATTTAGTGGCGTGCTATCTAATGTGGCTAGGCAAAATTCAAATATGCCAGTAGTGGTTTTAAGTGGTTCTACCTTAAATACTTTTCTGAATACCAACACCTTAAATTATAAACCTAATTTAGGTAACGATCATAGTTTAGAACTTTTGCTTGGCCAAGAAACCAACATTAGAAACAGTACGGGTAACTCAAGTACCATTAAGTGGTTTCCAGCAGATATTTCTGCTTCTGAGGCATTTGCAAGTATCCAAAAGGCAGAGCCTCCAGTAGCGGGTTTGGTGCAAGATAAACCAACATCATCCGTAAACGGCGACAGACAAATGTCTTTCTTTGCTAGAGCTTCTTATGGCTATAAAGGCAGATATTTGGCTACATTAAACTATAGAAGAGATGGGTCTTCATTTTTTGCAGATGATAGACGTTGGGGAGATTTCCCGTCAGCGCAGGTTGCTTGGAGATTATCTGAAGAAAGTTTCATCAAAGACCTAAATTTAAAATGGTTAGGTAATGTGAAGGTAAGGGCAAGTTATGGTATTGCCGGAAACAATAGAATTGGAACAGATTTGTTCCGAACAATTTATCAAGCTAGTTCTACTGCTGGGGGCTATGCTGCTGCCGATGCCTCTGTACTTACGGGCCTAATTACTGGCGACTTTTTAGCTAACCCACTAGTAACTTGGGAAAAAAATATATCAGCTAACTTAGGTTTAGATATTGATTTGTTTAAAAACAGATTGTCTGCAAGTATCGATGTATATGATAATCGTACTAAAGATTTACTGTTAAGAGCTGACATTCCTGCTGTAAATGGTTACAGATACCAACAACAAAATGTGGGTGAAACCAGTAACAAGGGTTTAGAAGTGCAGTTAAACGGCTTAGTGGCAAAAACCAAAAACTTTAGCTATAATGCTGGGGTAAACTTTGCTTTCAATAAAAATACTATTGTGGCCTTACAGAATGGTTTACAATCTTATGTAACCGAATCAGGGTGGGTAAATAACTTAGCAGATTTCTTGGTTCAAGTTGGTCAACCTGTTGGTCAGTTTTATGGTTTTGTATCTGATGGTCGTTACACCGTAAATGATTTTAATTACACACAAAATACCACCACAGGAGTTTATACTTATACTTTAAAGCCAGATGTGCCTAATGCCAGTGCACTTTTAGGTAATAGAGCACCACAACCTGGCGATATGAAAGTTAAAAAATTATCAAGCGGCAGTAGCATGTTAATTGGTGCAGACGATAGAACGGTATTGGGCAACTCACAACCCAAAGTAATTGGTGGTTTTACCAATCAGTTTACCTACAAGAATTTTGACATGAATATTTTCATGAACTTTTCTATCGGTAATAAAGTTTACAACGCAAATAAATTAGAGTTCACTTCGCAGTTTAATGTGAAAGATAATAACCTTTTGTCCGTGATGAACGACAGATGGAAGAACTTTGATGCCAATGGTGTTAAAGTTACCGATCCAACGATGTTAACAGAAATGAATGCCAATACCACCATGTGGACACCTACTTTAGGAAACTACACCTTAACTTCTTACGCAATTGAAGATGGCTCTTTCTTACGTATTACTAACGTTACTTTAGGATACACTTTGCCAACTACTTTGGTAAAACGTACAGGCTTTATCTCTAAGTTAAGAGTATATGCAACAGTAAATAACTTGCATACCTTTACCAAGTACACAGGTTACGATCCAGAGGCCAATACCCGCCGTAGCAATCCGTTAACACCTGGTATAGATTATGCAGCTTACCCTCGTAGCAGATTTATGTTAGCTGGTATTAACATGGTATTTTAA
- a CDS encoding LacI family DNA-binding transcriptional regulator, with the protein MFEPVTIKDIAKALGLSTSTVSRALRDTYEISSATKKLVTDYAKQIGYKPNPIALSLKERRSKSIGVVVSEVANSYFSQAIDGIESIAYDKGYHVIISQTHESYEREVINVSHLASRGVDGLLVSLSSQTEDISHLKSLHEKGLPIVFFDRVADEIVTDKVIADNEKGAYNATSHLIASGYKKIAHLTSSSHLSISIERLWGYKKALADHGIELKEEYIKYCPHGGMIYEETETAIKELLALADKPDAIFVAGDRLSTGCLSVFKNLNVSVPKDMAIAGFSNSDVLDLFNPSLTSVRQPAYEIGQQATEMLLKLIEAKYPVEEFEKKVLDTSLFIR; encoded by the coding sequence ATGTTTGAGCCTGTTACCATAAAAGATATAGCCAAAGCCCTTGGCCTTTCTACTTCTACCGTATCTAGAGCATTAAGAGATACTTACGAAATTAGTTCGGCTACCAAAAAACTGGTTACTGATTATGCTAAACAAATTGGCTATAAACCCAACCCTATTGCACTGAGCTTAAAAGAACGCAGAAGCAAGTCTATTGGCGTAGTGGTTAGCGAAGTGGCAAACAGCTATTTTTCGCAAGCTATAGATGGCATCGAATCTATTGCTTACGATAAAGGCTACCATGTTATCATTTCACAAACGCACGAATCTTATGAGCGAGAAGTGATTAACGTTAGCCACCTGGCTTCGAGAGGCGTAGATGGATTACTGGTTTCATTATCTTCGCAAACAGAAGATATTTCTCATTTAAAATCGTTACACGAAAAAGGCCTGCCTATTGTATTTTTTGATCGCGTAGCAGATGAAATTGTTACGGATAAAGTAATTGCCGATAACGAAAAAGGCGCTTACAATGCTACCAGCCATCTCATCGCCTCCGGCTACAAAAAAATAGCACACTTAACAAGTTCGAGCCATCTTTCTATTAGCATAGAGCGCTTGTGGGGCTATAAAAAAGCATTGGCAGATCATGGTATTGAGCTTAAAGAAGAATACATTAAATATTGCCCACATGGCGGCATGATTTACGAAGAAACAGAAACAGCTATTAAAGAGTTACTTGCCTTGGCAGATAAACCAGATGCTATTTTTGTGGCTGGCGATAGGCTAAGTACAGGTTGTTTAAGCGTATTTAAAAACTTAAACGTATCTGTACCTAAAGATATGGCTATTGCAGGTTTCAGCAATTCTGATGTATTGGATTTATTTAACCCATCGTTAACTTCGGTTAGGCAGCCCGCTTACGAAATTGGCCAACAGGCAACCGAAATGTTATTAAAATTAATAGAGGCGAAATATCCTGTAGAAGAATTTGAGAAAAAAGTATTGGATACCAGCTTATTTATCAGATAA
- a CDS encoding nuclear transport factor 2 family protein produces the protein MKKIILALLLMSSSIVYAQTKDEQNLVAAVDKLKNAMISGERTALEEVAATNLSYGHSGGKVEDKAAFVESIASGKSDFVTIDLKNQTIKVTGKTAIVRHELHATTNDGGKAGEVHLGIMLVWQKEGKDWKLLARQAYKLPY, from the coding sequence ATGAAAAAAATAATTTTAGCCTTATTGCTAATGTCATCTTCAATTGTGTATGCCCAAACAAAAGACGAGCAAAATTTAGTAGCAGCCGTAGATAAACTAAAAAATGCAATGATTAGTGGAGAGAGAACCGCCTTAGAAGAGGTAGCGGCTACTAATTTAAGCTATGGGCACTCTGGTGGTAAAGTTGAAGACAAAGCTGCTTTTGTAGAAAGTATTGCCAGCGGAAAATCAGATTTCGTAACTATCGATTTGAAAAACCAAACCATTAAGGTTACTGGGAAAACGGCAATTGTGCGCCACGAGTTGCACGCCACAACTAACGATGGTGGCAAAGCAGGAGAGGTGCACCTTGGCATTATGTTGGTTTGGCAAAAAGAAGGTAAGGATTGGAAACTGTTGGCTAGACAAGCCTATAAATTGCCTTACTAA
- the rpoN gene encoding RNA polymerase factor sigma-54 → MLKQHLQQKLLQKLSPQQIQFIKLLQVPTVALDTRIKEELEDNPALEDSSLISLEEPKGEYDDLQDDRDDFDSERGEDTGMDEFNVDDYLQDDSSNDYSTSYSNGDDDEEKKETPIAIETTFFESLQQQLDLLPLSDEDFIVGRQIIGSLDDDGYLRRPITSMIDDLAFSQNVMVEEEDVLEMLKLIQSFDPPGIAARDLQECLSLQLKRKDAANPLIKKAIEIVENHLDEFTRKHYDKLERAVGLNSEELKDVVAEILRLNPKPGDSNQVTTKQMQIIPDFHISNNDSVLVLTLNARNAPELRVSRSYMDMFDHYDKASQKDKKMKEAVQFVKQKLDSAKWFIDAIKQRQQTLLKTMNAIMQYQYEYFLTGDERKLRPMILKDIADKIGMDISTVSRVANSKYVQTEFGTFLLKSFFSEAIQTESGEEVSNKEVKKILEDCIGKEDKRKPLADERLTEILKEHGYNIARRTVAKYREQMNIPVARLRKEL, encoded by the coding sequence ATGCTAAAACAACATCTACAACAAAAGCTACTACAAAAACTATCTCCGCAACAAATTCAGTTTATTAAATTGTTGCAGGTACCTACCGTGGCCTTAGATACACGCATAAAAGAAGAATTAGAAGATAACCCTGCGTTAGAAGACTCGAGCTTAATCTCGCTAGAAGAGCCAAAAGGCGAATATGATGATTTGCAAGACGACAGAGATGACTTTGATAGCGAACGTGGCGAAGACACCGGAATGGATGAGTTTAATGTAGATGATTACCTACAAGACGACAGCAGCAACGATTACAGCACCTCATACAGCAATGGCGATGATGATGAAGAGAAAAAAGAAACTCCGATAGCCATTGAAACTACTTTTTTTGAAAGCCTACAGCAACAATTAGACTTACTGCCTTTATCTGACGAAGATTTTATTGTTGGCCGACAAATTATTGGAAGTCTAGATGATGATGGTTATTTGCGTAGACCAATAACCTCTATGATTGATGATTTGGCCTTTTCACAAAACGTGATGGTGGAAGAGGAAGATGTGCTGGAAATGCTTAAACTGATCCAAAGTTTTGACCCTCCGGGCATTGCCGCTAGAGATTTGCAAGAATGCTTATCACTACAATTGAAGAGAAAAGATGCTGCTAATCCACTAATTAAAAAAGCAATTGAAATTGTAGAAAACCACTTAGACGAATTTACACGTAAACACTACGATAAACTAGAAAGAGCAGTTGGTTTAAATAGCGAAGAATTAAAAGATGTGGTTGCCGAAATACTTAGGTTGAACCCTAAACCAGGCGATTCTAATCAGGTAACTACTAAACAAATGCAAATTATCCCTGATTTCCACATCAGTAATAATGACAGTGTATTGGTACTTACGCTAAACGCCCGCAATGCACCCGAACTTCGCGTTAGCCGCTCGTACATGGATATGTTTGACCACTACGACAAAGCATCGCAGAAGGATAAAAAAATGAAGGAAGCGGTGCAATTTGTTAAACAAAAGCTCGACTCGGCCAAATGGTTTATTGATGCCATTAAACAAAGGCAACAAACGTTGTTAAAAACCATGAATGCCATTATGCAATACCAGTATGAGTATTTCTTAACTGGAGATGAGCGTAAATTGCGCCCAATGATTTTGAAAGACATTGCGGATAAAATTGGAATGGACATTTCTACCGTTTCGAGGGTGGCCAACTCTAAATATGTACAAACAGAATTTGGAACTTTCTTGCTAAAATCTTTCTTCTCTGAAGCGATACAAACCGAAAGTGGCGAAGAAGTTTCTAATAAAGAGGTAAAGAAAATTTTGGAAGACTGTATTGGCAAAGAAGACAAACGCAAGCCTCTTGCCGACGAACGTTTGACCGAAATTTTAAAGGAACACGGCTATAACATTGCCAGAAGAACGGTAGCCAAATACCGCGAACAAATGAATATTCCGGTTGCTAGATTAAGAAAAGAGCTTTAA